A section of the bacterium genome encodes:
- a CDS encoding tyrosine-type recombinase/integrase, translated as MNRAGRPLTASFVRTVKRPGRYGDGRGGHGLSLLVKATKNGPVGKYWSQRIVIDGRPTSVGLGSYPRISLAAARQAALQNRQEIDAGQDPRRSRIPTFAQATDNVIALHRDSWKRGSSTEVAWRNSFTTYVYPTLGSTRIDRIATADVMDSLVPIWREKPTQAELLKRRIGQVMRWAIAQGYRTDNPAGEALDAALPKNSKRTTHHKALHHTEVSAALAKIRTSRAAVSTRLAIEFLTYTATRTGEIRAARWSEIDLADQVWTIPAERMKARRQHRVPLADAAIQVLDQSLRHFGSDGLLFPGRDGRPLGHASIGTLFRRLNIGGTPHGMRSSFRDWCSESGVPREIAERALAHVVKGATESAYARSDLLEHRRELMQRWADYITNP; from the coding sequence GTCCGGACGGTCAAGAGGCCAGGAAGGTACGGAGACGGCCGGGGAGGCCACGGTCTCAGCTTGCTAGTAAAGGCCACGAAGAACGGTCCCGTCGGCAAGTACTGGTCACAGCGGATAGTCATCGACGGACGCCCTACGTCTGTCGGGCTCGGAAGCTATCCACGGATCAGCCTGGCAGCAGCCAGGCAGGCGGCTCTTCAGAACCGGCAGGAGATCGACGCAGGGCAAGATCCGCGCCGCAGCCGGATCCCAACCTTCGCGCAGGCCACCGACAACGTGATCGCCCTTCATCGTGACAGCTGGAAGCGCGGATCGAGCACGGAAGTCGCGTGGCGGAACAGCTTCACCACCTATGTCTATCCGACACTCGGCTCGACGCGAATAGACCGTATCGCCACAGCAGATGTCATGGACAGCCTCGTTCCGATATGGCGCGAGAAGCCCACACAGGCTGAGCTATTGAAGCGGAGGATCGGCCAAGTCATGCGCTGGGCAATTGCGCAGGGGTACCGAACTGACAACCCCGCGGGCGAAGCCCTGGACGCCGCACTGCCCAAGAACAGCAAGCGAACCACCCACCACAAGGCGCTTCATCATACCGAGGTCTCGGCAGCGCTCGCCAAGATCCGTACGTCTCGTGCCGCCGTCTCGACCCGCCTAGCAATTGAGTTCCTGACGTACACAGCAACCCGGACAGGCGAAATTCGGGCCGCTAGATGGTCCGAGATCGACCTAGCCGACCAGGTCTGGACAATCCCAGCTGAGCGGATGAAGGCCCGCCGCCAGCACCGAGTACCCCTAGCAGACGCAGCGATTCAGGTGCTCGATCAATCCCTGCGACACTTCGGTTCCGACGGCTTGCTATTTCCCGGAAGGGACGGCCGACCGCTCGGGCATGCCAGCATCGGGACTCTGTTCCGGAGACTTAACATCGGAGGGACACCACACGGGATGCGGAGCTCATTCCGGGATTGGTGCTCAGAGTCAGGCGTACCGCGCGAGATAGCCGAGCGAGCGTTGGCTCACGTCGTCAAGGGAGCTACGGAGTCAGCCTATGCACGGTCTGACCTGCTTGAACACCGCCGTGAGCTAATGCAGCGATGGGCGGACTACATCACCAATCCGTAG